Proteins encoded together in one Deinococcus hopiensis KR-140 window:
- a CDS encoding metallophosphoesterase produces the protein MPRTVIVVPDLHGRADLLAEAVAHVEDSYGPEGHLLSLGDAIDRGPESVRCAELLLSLQRQGRATLLMGNHERMAQEGLQWFREYSATGNPAHYRQALEGFRWWMGNGGESVRREVQGLTLEQFPPALAEYLDALRRVVYVTADGEIHAEAPQGPSVLVSHASPPVRHPQYPSPESAALWLRPFDGPFPLPEGVTYSVHGHTPVRTPTRLGRHVYLDLGTYETGRLALLAVNVQGRPEVTVLEGPGNPGAARRYAVFGEPLAARTITLLGRPER, from the coding sequence GTGCCGCGAACCGTCATCGTGGTGCCGGACCTGCACGGCCGCGCAGACCTGCTCGCCGAGGCTGTGGCCCACGTTGAGGACAGCTACGGGCCCGAGGGGCACCTGCTGAGCTTGGGCGACGCCATCGACCGCGGGCCCGAGAGCGTCCGCTGCGCCGAGCTGCTGCTCTCGCTGCAACGTCAGGGCCGCGCCACCCTGCTGATGGGCAACCACGAGCGCATGGCGCAAGAAGGGTTGCAGTGGTTTCGCGAATATTCGGCGACCGGGAACCCGGCCCACTACCGGCAGGCATTGGAGGGCTTTCGCTGGTGGATGGGCAACGGCGGCGAGAGCGTGCGCCGCGAGGTGCAGGGACTGACGCTGGAGCAGTTTCCCCCCGCGCTGGCCGAGTACCTCGACGCCCTGCGCCGGGTGGTATACGTGACGGCCGATGGAGAAATCCACGCAGAGGCCCCGCAGGGCCCAAGCGTGCTCGTCTCGCACGCCAGTCCCCCTGTGCGCCACCCGCAATACCCTTCGCCCGAATCGGCGGCGCTGTGGCTGCGGCCCTTCGACGGTCCCTTTCCCCTGCCTGAGGGGGTGACCTACAGCGTCCATGGCCACACCCCAGTGCGCACGCCCACCCGGCTCGGGCGGCACGTGTACCTGGACCTGGGCACCTATGAGACCGGACGACTCGCACTGCTGGCCGTGAATGTGCAGGGCCGCCCCGAGGTCACGGTGCTGGAAGGCCCGGGCAACCCGGGCGCGGCGCGCCGGTACGCGGTCTTTGGTGAGCCGCTGGCCGCGCGGACCATTACACTCCTGGGGAGACCAGAACGATGA